A part of Jiangella alba genomic DNA contains:
- a CDS encoding sulfatase-like hydrolase/transferase yields the protein MTAPRPNLLLVTTDQQRRDTVGPGAPGFLRTPHLDQLAHEGIRFDAAYASTPVCVPSRVTLLTGLSALRHGMTHNGRTGDVLAPDAPTLPARLGALGYATVGIGKMHFTPPRAHHGFDELILPDDYYRTGVPAMRHGLGQNELAPGMATVPEAETLTSWLSERAVEHIRYRRDPTRPLFLWLSYSKPHPPLDPPEPYYSMYRDAPVPEPVVGDWAGDDAPAAFRRQRHRGSFDLLDAATVRAARAAYYGLVTQLDYNLGRVLAALQDAGELTRTTIVFTSDHGEFLGDHRTGNKVFFHEASAGVPMIVRPAAGTSAVPPGTVVRTPVTLADVLPTFVAAAGGPAPDDVDGVDLVGLAAAGDRPRVVVALAGGDAGPPGIPYYLAMTDGRHKYVWYPEGPAEQLFDLGSDPDERHDLARSASAPELDGWRDRLVAAVTDAGGAHHLVDGALPAVAPMTDTVAEQRANGWPGYHTEAFHLDVRH from the coding sequence GTGACGGCGCCACGTCCGAACCTGCTGCTGGTCACCACCGACCAGCAGCGCCGCGACACCGTCGGGCCGGGCGCGCCGGGGTTCCTGCGCACGCCGCACCTGGACCAGCTTGCGCACGAGGGCATCCGGTTCGACGCCGCCTACGCGTCGACGCCGGTGTGCGTGCCGTCGCGGGTCACGCTGCTCACGGGATTGTCGGCGCTGCGGCACGGCATGACGCACAACGGCCGGACCGGCGACGTGCTGGCGCCGGACGCGCCGACGCTGCCGGCCCGGCTCGGCGCGCTCGGGTACGCGACCGTCGGCATCGGGAAGATGCACTTCACGCCGCCGCGAGCGCACCACGGCTTCGACGAGCTGATCCTGCCCGACGACTACTACCGGACCGGCGTGCCGGCGATGCGGCACGGGCTCGGGCAGAACGAGCTCGCGCCGGGCATGGCGACCGTCCCCGAGGCGGAGACGCTGACCTCGTGGCTGTCGGAGCGGGCGGTCGAGCACATCCGGTACCGCCGCGACCCGACCCGGCCGCTGTTCCTGTGGCTCTCGTACAGCAAGCCGCACCCGCCGCTGGACCCGCCGGAGCCGTACTACTCGATGTACCGCGACGCGCCGGTGCCGGAGCCGGTCGTGGGCGACTGGGCCGGCGACGACGCGCCCGCGGCGTTCCGGCGGCAGCGCCACCGCGGCTCGTTCGACCTGCTCGACGCCGCGACCGTGCGCGCCGCGCGGGCGGCGTACTACGGGCTGGTGACGCAGCTGGACTACAACCTCGGCCGGGTCCTGGCGGCGCTGCAGGACGCCGGCGAGCTGACCCGGACGACGATCGTGTTCACGTCCGACCACGGCGAGTTCCTCGGCGATCACCGCACCGGCAACAAGGTGTTCTTCCACGAGGCGTCGGCGGGCGTGCCGATGATCGTGCGGCCGGCGGCGGGCACGTCAGCCGTCCCGCCGGGCACGGTGGTCCGGACGCCGGTGACGCTGGCCGACGTGCTGCCGACGTTCGTGGCGGCGGCCGGCGGGCCGGCCCCCGACGACGTCGACGGCGTGGACCTCGTCGGGCTGGCCGCCGCCGGAGACCGTCCGCGCGTCGTCGTCGCGCTGGCCGGCGGCGACGCCGGGCCGCCGGGGATCCCGTACTACCTGGCCATGACGGACGGACGGCACAAGTACGTCTGGTACCCGGAAGGGCCGGCCGAGCAGCTGTTCGACCTGGGCTCCGACCCGGACGAGCGGCACGACCTCGCCCGCTCCGCGTCGGCGCCCGAACTGGACGGCTGGCGCGACCGCCTCGTCGCGGCCGTCACCGACGCCGGCGGCGCCCACCATCTCGTCGACGGCGCGCTGCCCGCCGTCGCGCCCATGACCGACACCGTCGCCGAGCAGCGGGCGAACGGCTGGCCCGGCTACCACACCGAGGCCTTCCACCTCGACGTCCGCCACTGA
- a CDS encoding dihydrofolate reductase family protein — translation MNTLVLDISISLDGFITAAGQTPDQPLGQGGERLHDWVGTDAGRDVLNDGIGRLGAVITGRRNYDDSVPWWGADGPSGPARRPVFVLTHEAPEESPENGVYTFVTGGIEDAFAQAAAAAGDGAVCVMGGADVARQYLAAGLVDEISLHVVPVLFGDGTPLFDRATTAHVELEAVSTNQTDAATHLTYRVVR, via the coding sequence ATGAACACACTCGTACTGGACATCAGCATCTCCCTCGACGGCTTCATCACGGCGGCCGGGCAGACCCCCGACCAGCCCCTCGGCCAGGGTGGCGAGCGCCTGCACGACTGGGTCGGCACCGACGCCGGCCGCGACGTGCTGAACGACGGCATCGGGCGGCTCGGCGCGGTCATCACCGGCCGCCGGAACTACGACGACTCCGTGCCATGGTGGGGTGCGGACGGCCCGTCCGGCCCGGCCCGCCGGCCGGTGTTCGTCCTGACGCACGAGGCGCCGGAGGAGTCGCCGGAGAACGGCGTCTACACCTTCGTCACCGGCGGCATCGAGGACGCGTTCGCGCAGGCCGCAGCGGCGGCGGGCGACGGCGCGGTCTGCGTCATGGGCGGCGCCGACGTCGCCCGGCAGTACCTCGCCGCCGGCCTGGTCGACGAGATCTCGCTGCACGTCGTGCCGGTGCTGTTCGGCGACGGCACCCCGCTGTTCGACCGGGCCACGACCGCCCACGTCGAGCTCGAGGCCGTCAGCACGAACCAGACCGACGCGGCCACCCACCTGACCTACCGCGTGGTCAGGTGA
- a CDS encoding YciI family protein yields the protein MKYMLMMFGDAESMQATASKEWIEEMIGFMVQLDKDLEASGELVFQQGLADPGAAKTVRLQDGLPVATDGPFAEAKESLIGFWVVDVESEERVLELAGQIVKYSGRLEVRPAMDAPPDL from the coding sequence ATGAAGTACATGTTGATGATGTTCGGCGACGCCGAGTCGATGCAGGCCACGGCGTCGAAGGAGTGGATCGAGGAGATGATCGGCTTCATGGTCCAGCTGGACAAGGACCTCGAGGCGTCCGGCGAGCTGGTGTTCCAGCAGGGTCTCGCCGACCCCGGCGCCGCGAAGACGGTGCGGCTGCAGGACGGCCTCCCGGTCGCCACCGACGGCCCGTTCGCCGAGGCGAAGGAGTCGCTGATCGGCTTCTGGGTGGTCGACGTCGAGAGCGAGGAGCGGGTGCTCGAGCTCGCCGGGCAGATCGTGAAGTACTCCGGCCGGCTCGAGGTCCGCCCGGCGATGGACGCCCCGCCGGACCTGTGA
- a CDS encoding RNA polymerase sigma factor yields MTDPAVEDLLRAAAPQVLGVLVRRYGQFDACEDAVQEALLAAATQWPVDGVPDSPRSWLVTVASRRFVDEVRSAEARRRREETVAALDLVEPGDVERADDTLTLLFLCCHPSLALPAQLALTLRAVGGLTTAQIAAAFLVPEATMAQRISRAKQKLRAGDARFGPPPPEQRDERLRTVLHVLYLIFNEGYTTSSGPAAQRADLTAEAIRLTRLLVRLTPGDGEVTGLLALMLLTDARRAARSTGDGVPVPLAEQDRTRWDAAQIAEGVALLTGVLGGGPVGPYQLQAAIAAVHDEAPTADSTDWPQIVALYEVLERVAPGPVVTLNKAVAVAMVHGPRAGLALLGTLDADDRMAQTHRLDAVRGHLLELAGDPDGARAAYLRAARRTASVPERRYLTLRAAGVT; encoded by the coding sequence GTGACCGACCCCGCGGTCGAGGACCTGCTGCGCGCCGCCGCGCCGCAGGTCCTCGGGGTGCTCGTGCGCCGGTACGGCCAGTTCGACGCCTGCGAGGACGCCGTACAGGAGGCGCTGCTGGCCGCCGCCACGCAGTGGCCGGTCGACGGCGTGCCGGACAGCCCGCGCTCGTGGCTGGTGACGGTCGCGTCGCGCCGGTTCGTCGACGAGGTGCGCAGCGCCGAGGCGCGCCGTCGCCGCGAGGAGACCGTGGCCGCGCTCGACCTCGTCGAGCCCGGCGACGTGGAGCGGGCCGACGACACCCTCACGCTGCTGTTCCTGTGCTGTCACCCGTCGTTGGCGCTGCCCGCCCAGCTGGCGCTGACCCTGCGCGCCGTCGGCGGGCTGACGACGGCGCAGATCGCGGCCGCGTTCCTGGTGCCCGAGGCGACGATGGCGCAGCGGATCAGCCGGGCCAAGCAGAAACTGCGGGCCGGCGACGCGCGGTTCGGCCCGCCGCCGCCGGAGCAGCGGGACGAGCGGCTGCGCACCGTCCTGCACGTGCTGTACCTGATCTTCAACGAGGGCTACACCACCAGCTCCGGCCCGGCGGCGCAGCGGGCCGACCTCACCGCCGAGGCGATCCGGCTGACCCGGCTGCTGGTCCGGCTGACGCCCGGCGACGGCGAGGTCACCGGGCTGCTGGCGCTGATGCTGCTCACCGACGCCCGCCGGGCCGCGCGCAGCACGGGTGACGGCGTCCCCGTCCCACTGGCCGAGCAGGACCGGACCCGGTGGGACGCCGCCCAGATCGCCGAGGGGGTCGCGCTGCTCACCGGGGTGCTCGGCGGCGGCCCGGTCGGTCCGTACCAGCTGCAGGCCGCCATCGCCGCCGTCCACGACGAGGCGCCGACGGCCGACAGCACCGACTGGCCGCAGATCGTCGCGCTCTACGAGGTGCTGGAGCGGGTGGCGCCCGGCCCCGTCGTCACGCTGAACAAGGCGGTCGCCGTCGCGATGGTGCACGGGCCGCGGGCCGGGCTGGCGCTGCTCGGCACCCTCGACGCCGACGACCGCATGGCGCAGACGCACCGGCTCGACGCCGTCCGTGGCCACCTGCTCGAACTGGCGGGTGACCCGGACGGCGCCCGTGCGGCGTACCTGCGCGCAGCGCGGCGGACGGCGAGCGTGCCGGAGCGGCGCTACCTGACGCTGCGCGCCGCCGGCGTCACCTGA
- a CDS encoding Gfo/Idh/MocA family protein has protein sequence MTDIDGPVRLLVIGAGNRGGQAYAGWCLQHPEAAVVAGIAESDERRLASVGDAHGVPAEHRYTDWRTALTRQGPWDAVVVTTPDRMHVDPTVRALEHGYDVLLEKPIAPTSSELDRLIAATKDRPGAITVSHVMRYTEFFNALKRLLDEGAIGELQGIEHAEHIAYWHFAHSYVRGNWHRTADSSPMLLAKACHDLDILRWLVGSPCIAVSSFGDRRHFRIENAPPGSTDRCVDGCAVAATCPYNAHRFYVEQLAGVETWPVSVITDDPSPEGRLKALRETDYGRCVYRMDNDVVDHQTTSLRYANGVTASLVVSAFTEQNTRVITMMGSHGELNADLESGRIEVVRFGESAPDVAGLPPAERRVEQVSNDRAGHSGGDAGLMADFVERTRRRRAGRPVQAAPSAFEESLESHWVAFAAERSRQNGTVEYL, from the coding sequence ATGACGGACATCGACGGGCCGGTGCGGTTGCTGGTGATCGGCGCCGGAAACCGCGGCGGCCAGGCCTACGCCGGCTGGTGCCTCCAGCATCCGGAGGCCGCCGTCGTCGCGGGCATCGCCGAGAGCGACGAGCGGCGGCTGGCCAGCGTCGGCGACGCGCACGGCGTGCCGGCCGAGCACCGGTACACCGACTGGCGGACCGCCCTGACCCGCCAGGGTCCATGGGACGCCGTCGTCGTCACCACGCCGGACCGCATGCACGTCGACCCGACGGTGCGGGCGCTGGAACACGGCTACGACGTGCTGCTGGAGAAGCCGATCGCGCCGACGTCCAGTGAGCTGGACCGGCTGATCGCCGCGACGAAAGACCGGCCCGGCGCGATCACCGTCTCGCACGTCATGCGGTACACGGAGTTCTTCAACGCGCTGAAGCGGCTGCTGGACGAAGGCGCCATCGGCGAGCTGCAGGGGATCGAGCACGCCGAGCACATCGCCTACTGGCACTTCGCGCACAGCTACGTCCGGGGCAACTGGCACCGGACGGCCGACTCCAGCCCGATGCTGCTGGCCAAGGCGTGCCACGACCTCGACATCCTGCGCTGGCTGGTCGGCTCGCCGTGCATCGCGGTGTCGTCGTTCGGCGACCGGCGGCACTTCCGCATCGAGAACGCTCCGCCAGGCTCCACCGACCGCTGCGTCGACGGATGTGCCGTCGCCGCGACCTGCCCGTACAACGCCCACCGGTTCTACGTCGAGCAGCTGGCCGGCGTCGAGACCTGGCCGGTCTCCGTCATCACCGACGACCCGTCGCCCGAGGGCCGGCTGAAGGCGCTGCGCGAGACCGACTACGGCCGCTGCGTCTACCGCATGGACAACGACGTCGTCGACCACCAGACGACCTCGCTGCGCTACGCGAACGGGGTGACGGCGTCGCTGGTGGTGTCGGCGTTCACCGAGCAGAACACCCGCGTCATCACGATGATGGGCAGCCACGGCGAGCTCAACGCCGACCTCGAGTCCGGCCGCATCGAGGTGGTCCGGTTCGGCGAGTCCGCGCCGGACGTCGCCGGTCTGCCACCCGCCGAGCGGCGCGTCGAGCAGGTGTCGAACGACCGCGCCGGGCACTCCGGCGGCGACGCCGGGTTGATGGCCGACTTCGTCGAGCGGACCCGCCGGCGACGCGCCGGGCGGCCCGTGCAGGCCGCGCCCAGCGCGTTCGAGGAGAGCCTCGAGAGCCACTGGGTGGCGTTCGCGGCCGAGCGGTCGCGCCAGAACGGCACCGTCGAGTACCTGTGA
- a CDS encoding RNA polymerase subunit sigma-70, with product MQNVPMDDFTAAAEGHRRELHVHCYRMLGSFDDAEEVVQDVLLRAWTHRDSYEEGTNLRAWLYRIATNACLDLLRLRSRRPEQVRSFAEVPWLQPYPDRLLDQVAPHADEPEAVVVGRETIELAFVAAMQELPAQQRAVLVMRDAIGWSAAETAAILETSVPAVNSALQRARATLQRSPRSPETTPPRTVLSADERDLLDRYVALSERPDVGRMAELVRDDIRVTMPPQPVCFDGWAALAPLHAAAAEHGDWRLLPTSANRLPAAACYLRLPGGATFDAFKIDVLRVEDGLIAEITTFGPELFPAFDLPAALQ from the coding sequence TTGCAGAATGTCCCGATGGACGACTTCACGGCCGCCGCCGAGGGGCACCGGCGCGAGCTGCACGTGCACTGCTATCGCATGCTCGGCTCGTTCGACGACGCCGAGGAGGTCGTCCAGGACGTGTTGCTGCGGGCGTGGACGCACCGCGACTCCTACGAGGAGGGCACCAACCTGCGGGCGTGGCTCTACCGCATCGCGACCAACGCCTGTCTCGACCTGCTGCGGCTGCGGTCCCGGCGGCCCGAGCAGGTGCGCTCGTTCGCCGAGGTGCCGTGGCTGCAGCCGTACCCGGACCGGCTGCTCGACCAGGTCGCGCCGCACGCGGACGAGCCGGAGGCCGTCGTCGTCGGCCGCGAGACGATCGAGCTGGCGTTCGTCGCGGCCATGCAGGAACTGCCCGCGCAGCAGCGCGCCGTCCTCGTCATGCGCGACGCGATCGGCTGGTCGGCCGCCGAGACCGCGGCGATCCTGGAGACGTCGGTGCCCGCGGTCAACAGCGCGCTGCAACGGGCCCGGGCGACGCTGCAGCGCTCGCCTCGGTCGCCGGAGACCACCCCGCCGCGGACGGTGCTCAGCGCCGACGAGCGCGACCTGCTCGACCGCTACGTCGCGCTGAGCGAGCGGCCCGACGTCGGCCGCATGGCCGAGCTCGTCCGCGACGACATCCGCGTCACCATGCCGCCGCAGCCGGTCTGCTTCGACGGCTGGGCCGCGCTGGCGCCGCTGCACGCCGCGGCGGCCGAGCACGGCGACTGGCGGCTGCTGCCGACGTCGGCGAACCGGTTGCCGGCCGCCGCCTGCTACCTGCGCCTGCCGGGTGGGGCGACGTTCGACGCCTTCAAGATCGACGTGCTCCGGGTCGAGGACGGGCTGATCGCCGAGATCACCACGTTCGGCCCGGAGCTGTTCCCGGCCTTCGACCTCCCGGCCGCTTTGCAATGA